A DNA window from Leptolyngbya sp. KIOST-1 contains the following coding sequences:
- a CDS encoding DNA polymerase III subunit delta': MVRPQFDDLVGQDTAVALLCRACDRGREAPAYLFAGPQGVGRRLAAERFAEILLATSEPPSPVLQRRIVQRNHPDLLWVEPTYLHQGRLIAASLATEEGLSRKSPPQTRLEQVRQIAQFLSRPPLEARRAVVVIEAAETMAEGAANGLLKTLEEPGQATILLLAPGPQALLPTLVSRCQTIPFQRLNAADMAMVLQRVGQGEVLEQPQILAMAQGSPGGAIAAYHQLQTIPPELLTALHQPPRTLREALDQARQVAKALDTEAQLWLLDYLLNWYWQSYPAESPRWLPKLEAAKGHLRRFVQPRLVWEVMLMALVQV; the protein is encoded by the coding sequence GTGGTACGCCCCCAATTTGATGACCTAGTTGGCCAGGACACCGCTGTGGCCCTGCTCTGCCGCGCCTGCGATCGGGGGCGGGAGGCCCCGGCTTACCTGTTCGCTGGTCCCCAGGGGGTGGGGCGGCGGCTGGCCGCTGAGCGGTTTGCGGAAATTCTCCTGGCGACATCCGAGCCGCCATCGCCGGTCCTGCAACGGCGGATTGTGCAGCGCAACCACCCTGACCTCCTGTGGGTCGAGCCCACCTACCTGCACCAGGGCCGATTGATCGCAGCATCCCTGGCCACAGAGGAGGGCCTCAGCCGCAAAAGCCCACCCCAGACGCGCCTGGAGCAGGTGCGCCAGATTGCCCAGTTCCTCAGCCGTCCGCCCCTGGAAGCCCGTCGGGCGGTGGTGGTGATTGAAGCCGCCGAAACTATGGCCGAGGGGGCCGCCAACGGTCTGCTCAAGACCCTGGAGGAACCTGGGCAGGCGACCATCCTGCTGCTGGCCCCAGGCCCCCAGGCGCTGCTGCCCACGCTGGTATCGCGCTGCCAAACGATTCCGTTCCAGCGGCTGAACGCAGCCGATATGGCGATGGTGCTCCAGCGGGTAGGGCAAGGCGAGGTGCTGGAGCAGCCGCAGATCTTGGCGATGGCCCAGGGCAGTCCGGGGGGGGCGATCGCCGCCTACCACCAGCTCCAAACCATTCCCCCCGAGCTGCTCACCGCCCTGCACCAGCCCCCCCGTACCCTGCGCGAGGCCCTCGACCAGGCCCGCCAGGTGGCCAAAGCCCTCGACACCGAGGCCCAGCTCTGGCTGCTGGACTATCTCCTCAACTGGTACTGGCAGAGTTACCCCGCCGAGAGCCCCCGCTGGCTACCTAAGCTGGAAGCCGCTAAGGGCCATCTGCGCCGCTTTGTGCAGCCCCGCCTGGTTTGGGAGGTGATGCTGATGGCGCTGGTGCAGGTCTAG
- the tmk gene encoding dTMP kinase yields MPGKLLVFEGVEGCGKSTQLPILQATLLKHRAFQRLQEQHAVSGLLTTREPGGTELGLGLRHLLLGYQGRAAMASRAELLLYAADRAQHVEEVIKPALAEGCWVLCDRFIDSTVAYQGYGRGLDLDLIDQLNRVATGGLVPDLTLWLQLDAEVGLARTQQRGGADRMEQADLSFHQRVQGGFAALAAQHRERIVAIDAAAGVEAVAREIFAVVEGYLQQWYAPNLMT; encoded by the coding sequence ATGCCAGGCAAACTGCTGGTCTTTGAGGGGGTAGAAGGGTGTGGCAAATCGACTCAGCTGCCCATTTTGCAGGCGACGCTGCTCAAGCACCGTGCGTTTCAGCGGCTCCAGGAGCAGCATGCGGTATCTGGGCTGCTGACCACCCGTGAGCCAGGGGGCACGGAACTGGGGTTGGGGCTGCGGCACCTCCTGCTGGGCTATCAGGGTAGGGCGGCTATGGCCAGTCGGGCCGAACTGTTGCTCTATGCCGCCGATCGCGCCCAGCATGTCGAAGAGGTGATCAAACCTGCCCTGGCCGAGGGCTGCTGGGTGCTGTGCGATCGCTTTATTGACTCAACGGTGGCCTACCAGGGCTACGGGCGCGGCCTCGATCTGGACCTGATTGACCAGCTCAACCGGGTGGCCACCGGGGGGCTGGTGCCCGACCTCACCCTCTGGCTCCAGCTCGATGCCGAAGTGGGGCTGGCCCGCACCCAGCAGCGAGGGGGTGCCGATCGCATGGAGCAGGCGGATCTGAGCTTTCACCAGCGGGTGCAGGGGGGCTTTGCGGCCCTGGCAGCGCAGCACCGCGAGCGAATTGTGGCGATCGACGCGGCGGCTGGGGTAGAAGCTGTGGCCAGGGAAATTTTTGCCGTTGTGGAAGGGTATTTGCAGCAGTGGTACGCCCCCAATTTGATGACCTAG
- a CDS encoding FHA domain-containing protein, which produces MPLHTKLSNILIVEDSKGRREIVLDGSVYSIGRDPKCDIRLSSQFVSRHHATLVQLPKDDDTFYYRIVDGNLKGKPSANGMLINGRKLQAHDLKNEDEIVFGPQARAIYYQLKRDSQSTLPPDEFESP; this is translated from the coding sequence ATGCCACTCCATACCAAACTCAGCAATATTCTCATCGTCGAAGACAGTAAAGGCCGTCGAGAGATCGTTCTGGACGGATCGGTCTACTCCATTGGACGGGATCCCAAGTGCGACATTCGACTGTCGTCGCAGTTTGTCTCACGCCACCATGCCACCCTGGTACAACTGCCAAAGGACGACGACACCTTTTACTACCGCATTGTAGATGGCAATTTAAAGGGGAAGCCCAGTGCCAACGGCATGCTGATTAACGGGCGTAAGCTTCAGGCCCACGACCTTAAAAATGAAGACGAAATTGTCTTTGGTCCCCAGGCCCGTGCAATTTATTACCAGCTCAAGCGCGATAGTCAGTCCACGCTCCCCCCGGACGAGTTCGAATCACCCTGA
- a CDS encoding cyclic nucleotide-binding domain-containing protein produces the protein MKRVVFILGVLEDDDVDWLIEVGQRQELQPGQVLIREGEPCEHIYLILDGGLEVSVAALNAQPIAHLATGEVVGEMSFVDSQPPSATVSALEPSIVMSISCAQLRHKLQQDIWFASRFYRALAILLSSRLRSTVKHLQGEHWRPVASLNDAGLDEMNDMLSIGGIRFDWMLKRLRDVNSNPWEELEVDATD, from the coding sequence ATGAAACGTGTAGTATTCATCCTTGGGGTTTTAGAAGACGACGACGTTGACTGGCTGATCGAGGTTGGGCAGCGGCAGGAGCTTCAGCCTGGGCAGGTGCTCATTCGCGAGGGCGAACCCTGCGAACACATCTATCTTATTTTAGACGGGGGCCTGGAGGTGTCGGTGGCGGCTCTCAACGCTCAGCCCATCGCCCACCTGGCTACAGGGGAAGTGGTTGGGGAAATGTCCTTTGTCGATAGCCAACCACCCTCCGCCACGGTGTCTGCCCTGGAGCCAAGCATTGTGATGTCGATTTCCTGCGCCCAGCTGCGCCACAAACTTCAGCAGGACATCTGGTTTGCCTCGCGCTTTTACCGCGCCCTGGCGATTTTGCTTTCCAGTCGTCTGCGCAGCACGGTTAAGCACCTGCAGGGAGAGCACTGGCGGCCAGTAGCCAGCCTCAACGACGCTGGGCTAGACGAAATGAACGACATGCTGTCCATCGGTGGCATTCGTTTTGACTGGATGCTCAAGCGTCTGCGTGATGTCAACTCCAATCCCTGGGAAGAATTAGAAGTAGACGCCACCGACTGA
- a CDS encoding RMD1 family protein: MTTVNPAATVAEPTPSTDISVRAYFLGQSIDLRAIAEQRQVQPSLPALLVVSIGDRGQGVLFSYGAVVLFGLSEAAAQGFLATLTPHINAPFEQPETEAATIRLSEVSSGKVQDGLILLSSLDELRLQLVADVMAKSVVLAHYEIGAAAVFDRIEPYAAELQHQRQIRVRGDQLLKQIGQTLTIQHKIVGRVEIIDKPELLWEYPELDLLYQRLEDEYEIRDRHSALERKLDLVNRTVETVLDLQRQQTGLRLEWYVVLLIVIEVLLSLYDLFVSPR; this comes from the coding sequence ATGACTACAGTAAATCCAGCGGCAACGGTCGCTGAACCGACCCCAAGTACCGATATTTCCGTGCGGGCTTATTTTTTAGGTCAAAGCATTGACCTGAGGGCGATCGCCGAGCAGAGACAGGTGCAGCCATCGCTGCCAGCCCTGCTGGTGGTGTCGATCGGCGATCGCGGCCAGGGCGTCCTATTCAGCTACGGAGCGGTAGTGCTGTTTGGCCTCTCGGAGGCGGCAGCCCAGGGCTTTCTCGCCACCCTCACCCCCCATATCAATGCCCCCTTTGAGCAGCCCGAGACCGAAGCCGCGACCATTCGGCTGTCTGAGGTCAGCAGCGGCAAGGTGCAGGACGGTCTGATTTTGCTCTCGTCCCTGGATGAGCTGCGGCTCCAACTGGTGGCCGATGTGATGGCCAAGAGCGTGGTGCTAGCCCACTACGAGATTGGGGCGGCCGCCGTCTTTGACCGGATTGAGCCCTATGCAGCCGAACTCCAGCACCAGCGTCAGATTCGGGTGCGGGGCGATCAGCTGCTCAAGCAGATTGGCCAGACGCTGACCATTCAGCACAAGATCGTGGGGCGGGTCGAAATTATCGATAAGCCTGAGCTGCTGTGGGAATATCCAGAGCTTGACCTGCTCTACCAGCGCCTGGAGGATGAGTACGAAATTCGCGATCGCCACTCGGCCCTGGAGCGCAAGCTCGATTTGGTCAACCGGACCGTGGAAACCGTGCTCGACCTGCAGCGGCAGCAGACGGGCCTGCGCCTGGAGTGGTACGTAGTGCTGCTGATTGTGATAGAAGTGCTGCTGTCGCTGTACGACCTGTTTGTTAGCCCCCGCTGA
- a CDS encoding tetratricopeptide repeat protein codes for MGQSIVVNQAEFEQAVLQPSFEQPVLVDFFATWCGPCQLLKPMLETLAQEYDFTLAKVDIDANPELAKTFGVEGVPDVRIVTQGQVQQGFVGVLTEPQLRELLAGLGLRSSLEEDLAAFDAALATADPAQVFPALTTLLTRYPNNSQILLKAAQLYLLQGDDALATQYLALIDPSDREATDMAEGLQGLITLRQSLADLGDSELDTAFGTAAQAALKGDFATALEGFLSVVERERAYRDDSARKAMLTVFKLLGSSDPLTITYRKRLMQALY; via the coding sequence ATGGGACAATCAATTGTGGTGAACCAGGCTGAGTTTGAGCAGGCCGTGCTGCAGCCCTCCTTTGAGCAGCCAGTGCTGGTGGATTTTTTTGCCACCTGGTGTGGCCCCTGCCAGCTGCTCAAGCCCATGCTCGAAACGCTGGCCCAGGAGTACGATTTCACCCTGGCCAAGGTGGATATTGATGCCAACCCGGAGTTGGCCAAAACCTTTGGGGTGGAGGGGGTACCCGACGTGCGGATTGTGACCCAGGGGCAGGTGCAGCAGGGGTTTGTGGGCGTGCTGACCGAGCCGCAGCTGCGGGAACTGCTGGCCGGGCTGGGCCTGCGATCGAGCCTGGAGGAAGACCTGGCCGCCTTTGATGCCGCCCTGGCCACCGCCGACCCCGCCCAGGTTTTTCCGGCCCTGACCACGCTGCTGACCCGCTACCCCAACAACAGTCAGATTCTGCTCAAGGCGGCTCAGCTCTACCTCCTCCAGGGAGACGATGCCCTGGCCACCCAGTATTTGGCGCTGATCGACCCCAGCGATCGCGAGGCCACGGATATGGCCGAAGGCCTGCAAGGATTGATCACCCTGCGCCAGTCCCTGGCCGACCTGGGCGATTCCGAGCTGGATACAGCCTTTGGTACGGCCGCTCAGGCGGCGCTGAAGGGAGATTTTGCTACCGCTCTGGAGGGGTTTTTGAGCGTGGTAGAGCGCGAACGAGCCTACCGGGACGACAGCGCCCGCAAGGCCATGCTGACCGTCTTTAAACTGTTGGGCAGCAGCGATCCGCTCACCATCACCTACCGCAAACGCCTGATGCAGGCGCTGTACTGA
- the glp gene encoding gephyrin-like molybdotransferase Glp, with amino-acid sequence MLPAAEAEAKILDLVVSPAAAEQVPLESALGRVLAQAIPSPLDFPHWDNSAMDGYAVRYADVQAASTESPVALALTETIPAGRSPTQPVGPGQAARILTGSMLPTGADTVVMQEVTRREGEQVLVLEVPEPQQFVRHRGSFCRADDPLMQAGLAIGGPELAVLASAQCVQVPVFPQPRVAILSTGDELVMPGTALQPGQIVDSNQYALAALVRQAGAIPVPLGIVADQPQALRAAIQSALAQADVIVSSGGVSVGDYDYVDEILADLGATLHIRAVAVKPGKPLTVATFPAERGSAPLYFGLPGNPVSALVTFWRFVVPALRKRSGLATGWGPAFVPATTRHPLKAGGQRETYLWGRLLSTSAGYEFELASGGHSSGNLINLAGTNALAVVPVGTTQIDGGETVQVMTVS; translated from the coding sequence ATGCTCCCCGCCGCTGAGGCCGAAGCCAAGATTCTCGATTTAGTTGTATCCCCAGCGGCGGCGGAGCAGGTTCCCCTGGAGTCGGCCCTGGGGCGCGTTCTGGCCCAGGCGATCCCCAGCCCGCTCGATTTTCCCCACTGGGACAATTCGGCGATGGATGGCTACGCGGTACGCTACGCCGATGTGCAGGCAGCCAGCACCGAGAGCCCAGTGGCGCTGGCGCTGACCGAGACCATTCCGGCGGGGCGATCGCCCACCCAGCCCGTCGGCCCCGGCCAGGCGGCGCGCATCCTCACCGGTTCCATGCTGCCGACTGGGGCCGACACCGTCGTCATGCAAGAGGTAACCCGGCGGGAGGGCGAGCAAGTGCTGGTGCTAGAGGTGCCCGAACCCCAGCAGTTTGTCCGCCACCGGGGCAGCTTTTGTCGGGCGGACGATCCTTTAATGCAGGCAGGGCTTGCGATCGGTGGACCTGAGCTGGCGGTGCTGGCCTCGGCCCAGTGCGTGCAGGTGCCGGTGTTTCCCCAACCTCGGGTGGCGATTCTGTCCACGGGCGACGAGCTGGTGATGCCCGGAACGGCCCTCCAACCGGGGCAAATTGTTGACTCCAACCAGTACGCCCTGGCGGCGCTGGTGCGGCAGGCGGGGGCAATCCCCGTGCCGCTGGGCATTGTAGCTGACCAACCCCAGGCGCTGCGAGCCGCAATTCAATCGGCCCTGGCCCAGGCGGATGTGATCGTGTCCTCCGGGGGCGTTTCGGTAGGCGACTACGACTATGTCGATGAAATCTTGGCGGATCTGGGGGCAACGCTGCACATTCGCGCGGTGGCGGTAAAGCCCGGCAAGCCGCTGACGGTGGCGACATTTCCAGCGGAGCGTGGCTCTGCGCCCCTGTACTTTGGCCTGCCGGGTAACCCGGTGTCGGCCCTGGTGACATTCTGGCGGTTTGTGGTGCCCGCCCTCCGCAAGCGATCGGGGTTGGCAACGGGTTGGGGGCCAGCGTTTGTGCCCGCCACTACCCGCCACCCTTTAAAAGCCGGGGGGCAGCGGGAAACCTACCTGTGGGGCAGGCTGCTGTCAACGTCAGCGGGCTATGAGTTTGAGCTGGCCAGCGGGGGCCACAGCTCCGGCAATTTGATCAACCTGGCGGGCACCAACGCCCTGGCGGTCGTCCCGGTGGGCACCACCCAAATTGATGGAGGAGAGACAGTCCAGGTGATGACCGTCAGCTAG
- a CDS encoding putative quinol monooxygenase: MTVRTIAKIIARPGQTDALKSLLIEIVELARENPGCLSFELLQSQSNPGEFVTLGHWQNDAAFQSHFRSGYMDEFMREIPELVDHPPDIQWYILVM; this comes from the coding sequence GTGACCGTGCGCACCATCGCCAAAATTATCGCCCGCCCAGGGCAAACCGATGCCCTGAAATCGCTGCTGATAGAGATCGTCGAGCTGGCCCGCGAAAATCCCGGCTGCCTGAGTTTTGAACTATTGCAGAGCCAATCTAACCCAGGGGAGTTTGTCACCCTGGGGCACTGGCAGAATGATGCCGCCTTTCAGTCCCACTTTCGCTCGGGCTATATGGATGAGTTCATGCGCGAAATCCCTGAACTGGTCGATCATCCCCCCGACATCCAGTGGTACATCCTGGTGATGTAG
- a CDS encoding prepilin peptidase, with protein sequence MDALITSALVFLFGAAVGSFLNVVIYRIPAGLSLLHPPSRCPQCHTQLKPYDNVPVLGWLWLRGRCRYCRTPISPRYPLIEALTGALFLVTYWLLGLGWATVGYWLLLSWLVALTFIDIDTLTLPNRLTGSGLLLGLGVSAALPLLQGEPWPAPILKLVGSILGAVLGIWLFDLISLFASAALGQTAMGGGDAKLAAMLGTWLGWQGVLLSGFLACLVGAVVGGGAIALKLIGRRQPMPFGPFLAIGAVLTVFWGEALIGAYRSLFFPTL encoded by the coding sequence ATGGACGCCCTCATCACCTCCGCCCTCGTCTTCCTCTTCGGCGCCGCCGTGGGCAGCTTCCTCAACGTGGTGATCTACCGGATACCAGCGGGGCTGTCGCTGCTGCATCCGCCGTCGCGCTGCCCCCAGTGCCACACCCAGCTCAAACCCTATGACAACGTGCCGGTACTGGGCTGGCTGTGGCTGCGTGGCCGCTGCCGCTACTGTCGTACGCCCATCTCGCCCCGCTACCCGCTGATCGAGGCGCTGACGGGGGCGCTGTTTTTGGTCACCTACTGGCTGCTGGGGCTGGGCTGGGCCACGGTGGGCTACTGGCTCCTGCTGAGCTGGCTGGTGGCGCTGACCTTTATCGATATCGACACGCTGACGCTGCCCAACCGGCTCACCGGGTCGGGGCTACTGCTGGGCCTGGGGGTCAGCGCTGCCCTGCCGCTTTTGCAGGGGGAACCCTGGCCTGCCCCAATCCTGAAGTTGGTGGGCAGCATCCTTGGCGCAGTGCTGGGGATCTGGCTGTTTGATTTAATTTCGCTATTTGCCTCGGCGGCCCTGGGTCAAACCGCCATGGGCGGCGGCGATGCCAAGCTGGCGGCGATGCTGGGGACCTGGCTGGGCTGGCAGGGGGTGCTGCTGAGCGGGTTTTTGGCCTGCCTGGTGGGGGCGGTAGTCGGGGGGGGCGCGATCGCCCTCAAGCTGATCGGTCGCCGCCAGCCGATGCCCTTTGGCCCGTTTCTCGCGATCGGGGCTGTGCTGACGGTGTTCTGGGGCGAAGCGCTGATTGGTGCTTACCGATCGCTGTTTTTCCCGACGCTGTAA
- a CDS encoding trans-sulfuration enzyme family protein gives MSPDAMSFSADTQAIHSGRGIDPATGALTAAIHLSTTFERDADGSYPRGYVYGRSGNPNRDALETALTELEQGVAAAAFASGSAATFSLLQALGPSDHVIAPQSVYFGVQQMLSQIFAPWGLSYTLVDTTDLAAVAEALRPNTRLVLIETPSNPQLAVTDIRAIAALAHQANAYLACDNTIASPVLQTPLALGADFVIHATTKYLAGHGDVIGGAVVTREVNPLFEQLRLVQTIGGVVPSPFDCWLTLRGLQTLPLRVRAQAQAAQTVATWLVQHPAVEQVLYPGLPGHPGHVIAQQQMQGYGGLLSFLVKGNQETAMGVAAKTRLIARATSFGSPHSTLEHRASIEQGTQTAPNLLRLSIGLEQVDNLIADLDQALQP, from the coding sequence ATGTCTCCAGATGCCATGTCCTTCTCCGCCGACACCCAGGCTATCCACAGCGGACGGGGCATTGACCCCGCTACCGGAGCGCTGACTGCCGCCATTCACCTCTCGACCACCTTTGAGCGGGATGCCGACGGCAGCTACCCTCGGGGTTACGTCTATGGCCGCAGCGGCAATCCCAACCGCGACGCCCTCGAAACCGCCCTGACGGAGCTGGAACAGGGGGTCGCGGCCGCCGCCTTTGCCTCCGGGTCGGCCGCCACCTTTAGCCTGCTGCAGGCGCTTGGCCCCAGCGACCACGTAATTGCGCCCCAGAGTGTCTACTTTGGGGTGCAGCAAATGCTGAGCCAAATATTTGCCCCCTGGGGCTTGAGCTACACCCTGGTGGATACCACTGACCTGGCGGCGGTGGCCGAGGCGCTGCGCCCCAACACTCGCCTGGTGCTGATCGAAACCCCCTCCAACCCGCAGCTGGCGGTGACCGACATTCGCGCGATCGCAGCTCTCGCCCACCAGGCCAACGCCTACCTGGCCTGCGACAACACGATCGCCTCGCCAGTGCTGCAAACCCCGCTCGCCCTGGGAGCCGACTTTGTTATCCACGCCACCACCAAGTACCTGGCGGGCCACGGCGACGTGATTGGCGGCGCAGTCGTCACCCGCGAGGTCAACCCACTGTTTGAGCAGCTGCGGCTGGTGCAGACCATTGGCGGCGTGGTGCCCTCCCCCTTTGACTGCTGGCTCACCCTGCGCGGTCTGCAAACCCTGCCCCTGCGGGTGCGCGCCCAGGCCCAGGCGGCCCAGACCGTTGCCACCTGGCTGGTACAGCACCCCGCCGTGGAGCAGGTGCTGTACCCCGGGTTACCGGGGCACCCCGGCCACGTCATCGCCCAGCAGCAGATGCAGGGCTACGGGGGGTTGCTGTCTTTTTTGGTCAAGGGCAACCAGGAAACCGCTATGGGCGTAGCCGCCAAAACGCGCCTGATCGCCCGCGCCACCAGCTTTGGTAGCCCCCACAGCACCCTGGAGCACCGCGCCTCGATCGAGCAGGGCACCCAGACCGCCCCCAATCTGCTGCGCCTCTCCATTGGCCTGGAGCAGGTGGACAATCTGATTGCCGACCTCGACCAGGCCCTCCAGCCCTAG
- a CDS encoding membrane protein — MVNRVRRQIRRFFRQARTVNNEPVNRASLAVIILIDLFILFNVFSGLSDISRWPLSPYQAHPCHEPWAGYRNQTQGNRDYDILRASIQFENQPEFSWANNYRNMAEGHLGEVSPICLDYAATADGLDTPNNRQILAALDQVQDSIADLEQENQTIRSQYDSTLLEQIAGQSPEQSINQVEAAQARATLDRNNASLEQLRQQERDLQTQLTQTPASQPFLALLNNDAQFQSLDRQYQRASFWYPTVQLLFQSLFLLPLVGLAWAVYRFAERRGYGLVALQSWHLLVIFCIPLVIKVFEVLQFGALFSWLSQVIVALLGGLLFLINYLYILVVPLIGYSIIKFFQKVVLNPRLQVAGRVQNQKCIRCAKKLRRDDAHCPHCGYHQETECHHCHQPTYKYLPYCRHCGTPQELEV; from the coding sequence ATGGTCAATCGAGTTCGGCGGCAGATTCGCCGGTTTTTCAGGCAGGCGCGCACCGTCAACAACGAGCCCGTCAACCGGGCCAGCCTGGCGGTGATCATCCTGATTGACCTGTTTATTCTCTTCAATGTGTTCAGCGGCCTCAGCGACATCAGTCGCTGGCCCCTCAGTCCCTACCAGGCCCACCCCTGCCATGAGCCCTGGGCCGGCTACCGCAACCAAACCCAGGGAAACCGCGACTACGACATTCTGCGCGCCAGCATTCAATTCGAGAACCAACCGGAGTTTAGCTGGGCCAACAACTACCGCAACATGGCCGAGGGTCACCTGGGCGAGGTGTCGCCGATTTGTCTCGACTATGCCGCCACCGCCGACGGCCTCGACACGCCCAACAATCGCCAGATTCTCGCTGCTCTCGACCAGGTCCAGGATTCCATCGCTGACCTGGAGCAGGAGAACCAGACCATCCGCAGCCAGTACGACTCCACCCTGCTAGAGCAGATTGCCGGGCAGTCGCCGGAGCAGTCGATCAACCAGGTGGAAGCCGCCCAGGCCCGCGCCACCCTCGATCGCAACAACGCCAGTCTGGAACAACTGCGCCAGCAGGAGCGCGATCTGCAAACCCAGCTCACCCAAACCCCGGCCAGCCAACCGTTTCTCGCCCTGCTGAATAACGACGCCCAGTTTCAATCGCTCGATCGCCAGTATCAGCGGGCTTCGTTTTGGTACCCCACGGTACAGCTGCTGTTTCAGAGTCTATTTTTGCTGCCTCTGGTGGGGCTCGCCTGGGCCGTCTACCGCTTCGCCGAGCGGCGCGGCTACGGCCTGGTGGCCTTGCAGAGCTGGCACCTGCTGGTGATCTTCTGCATTCCTCTGGTGATCAAGGTTTTTGAGGTGCTGCAGTTTGGAGCGCTGTTTAGCTGGCTGTCCCAGGTAATTGTGGCGCTGCTGGGGGGGCTACTGTTTTTAATCAACTACCTCTACATTCTGGTGGTGCCGCTGATCGGCTACAGCATCATCAAGTTCTTTCAAAAGGTGGTGCTCAACCCCCGACTCCAGGTAGCAGGGCGGGTGCAGAACCAGAAGTGCATTCGCTGCGCCAAAAAGCTGCGCCGGGACGATGCCCACTGCCCCCACTGCGGCTACCACCAGGAGACAGAGTGCCACCACTGCCACCAGCCCACCTACAAGTATTTGCCCTATTGCCGCCACTGCGGCACCCCTCAGGAACTGGAGGTTTGA
- a CDS encoding uracil-xanthine permease family protein, whose protein sequence is MIEDSNPIPESPYPEVTDPTAYRFRPRDILLGAQMLFVAFGALVLVPILTGLNPNVALFTAGLGTLVFQLVTGGKVPIFLASSFAFIAPIQLGVEQYGLGETLSGLAAAGVFYLVLSLLIFWRGPGFLTRLLPPIVTGPVIMVIGLSLAPVAVGMASNAGETYGVNAALGVAGAALLATMLTALLAGGWLRLVPILVGIAVGYLVALPLGMVSFAPVAEAPWFALPSFTAPVFHLPSILFILPVAIAPAIEHFGDIIAVSAVAKKDYLRDPGVHRTLLGDGLATTLAAFFGGPPNTTYSEVTGAVALTRTFNAGIMTWAAIIAILLAFVGKLGALLQTIPAPAMGGILVILFGTIVVIGINSLVQAGQDLTQPRNLVIVAIILIFGVGGLSLQAGAFALEGIGLCGIVGVLLNLVLPQARAEVEARGEMGVEP, encoded by the coding sequence ATGATCGAAGATTCAAATCCCATCCCCGAAAGCCCCTACCCCGAGGTGACTGATCCCACGGCCTACAGGTTTCGTCCCCGAGATATTCTCTTGGGAGCGCAGATGCTGTTTGTGGCGTTTGGGGCCCTGGTGCTGGTGCCCATTTTGACCGGGCTCAATCCCAATGTGGCCCTCTTCACCGCTGGGCTGGGCACGCTGGTGTTTCAACTGGTGACAGGGGGCAAGGTGCCGATTTTTCTGGCCTCCTCCTTTGCCTTCATCGCTCCGATTCAACTGGGCGTTGAGCAGTACGGCCTGGGCGAAACCCTCTCTGGGCTGGCGGCGGCGGGGGTGTTTTACCTGGTGCTCAGCCTGCTGATTTTTTGGCGCGGCCCCGGCTTTCTCACCCGGCTGCTGCCCCCGATTGTCACCGGTCCGGTGATTATGGTGATTGGCCTGTCCCTGGCTCCGGTGGCAGTGGGCATGGCCTCCAACGCTGGCGAAACCTACGGCGTCAACGCGGCGCTGGGGGTGGCCGGTGCCGCCCTGCTAGCCACGATGCTCACCGCCCTGCTAGCTGGGGGCTGGCTGCGGCTGGTGCCGATTCTGGTGGGCATTGCGGTGGGCTACCTGGTGGCGCTGCCCCTGGGTATGGTCAGCTTTGCGCCCGTGGCCGAGGCACCCTGGTTTGCCCTGCCCAGCTTCACGGCCCCGGTGTTTCACCTGCCCTCGATTTTGTTTATCCTGCCCGTGGCGATCGCCCCTGCCATTGAGCACTTTGGCGACATCATCGCCGTTAGCGCCGTGGCCAAAAAAGACTACCTGCGCGATCCGGGTGTCCACCGCACCCTCCTCGGCGATGGCCTGGCCACTACCCTGGCCGCGTTCTTCGGCGGCCCCCCCAACACCACCTACTCCGAAGTGACCGGGGCCGTTGCCCTGACCCGCACGTTCAATGCGGGCATTATGACCTGGGCGGCGATCATCGCCATCCTGCTGGCCTTCGTCGGCAAGTTGGGCGCTCTGCTCCAGACCATCCCGGCCCCGGCCATGGGCGGCATTCTGGTCATCCTCTTCGGCACCATTGTGGTGATCGGCATCAATAGCCTGGTGCAGGCCGGGCAGGATCTGACCCAGCCTCGCAACCTGGTGATCGTCGCCATCATTCTCATTTTTGGCGTGGGTGGCCTGTCGCTCCAAGCGGGGGCATTTGCCCTGGAAGGCATTGGCCTGTGCGGCATCGTGGGCGTTTTGCTGAATCTGGTGCTGCCCCAGGCCCGTGCAGAGGTGGAGGCCCGTGGAGAGATGGGGGTGGAGCCCTAG